In the genome of Enterococcus hirae ATCC 9790, one region contains:
- a CDS encoding 5-bromo-4-chloroindolyl phosphate hydrolysis family protein, producing MRKLNWRWILGLLLVFLLIRQGHFSLVTVILIIGAALVIWGIFGSGKKKSAKNEMPDLSDELESHYTKSGMTPSEITFFRQTMNQTKVEIEQLQQNMQQTAKLKAVDLRHDTVKAAKALFKALVKEPNRLHEASQFLYTHLPNLVDLTNKYIEINDHEIKNKQTYEKLEESSQIIDQLAHLIAQDYQQFVSEDLDDLDVEISVAKQSLKRENLSDDNNQSQ from the coding sequence ATGCGAAAATTAAATTGGCGATGGATCTTAGGTCTATTGTTGGTGTTTCTTTTGATTCGTCAAGGTCACTTTTCTTTAGTAACAGTCATTTTGATTATCGGTGCAGCTTTAGTGATTTGGGGAATCTTTGGCTCTGGCAAGAAAAAATCAGCAAAAAATGAAATGCCCGATTTATCTGATGAACTTGAATCACATTATACAAAAAGCGGGATGACACCTAGTGAGATTACTTTCTTTAGACAGACAATGAATCAAACGAAAGTCGAAATTGAACAATTGCAACAAAACATGCAACAAACAGCCAAACTAAAAGCTGTCGATCTTCGTCACGATACAGTGAAGGCGGCCAAAGCACTCTTCAAAGCATTGGTGAAAGAGCCCAACCGATTACACGAAGCAAGTCAATTTCTTTATACTCACTTACCAAACTTAGTCGATTTGACCAATAAATATATTGAGATCAACGACCATGAAATCAAAAACAAACAGACTTACGAAAAGCTCGAAGAAAGTTCACAAATCATTGATCAACTAGCACATCTGATTGCTCAAGACTATCAACAATTTGTCTCTGAAGATTTAGATGATCTAGATGTAGAAATATCAGTTGCGAAACAAAGCTTAAAACGAGAGAATCTATCTGATGATAACAATCAATCTCAATGA
- a CDS encoding toxic anion resistance protein — protein sequence MDNKPKEVTPVNDTLDDLLNNPFSTPTDKLTQTQQSEINALQEQQTAARLIDKLPAERQEQAKELAAKIDVSDAQSVISYGSAAQTKLSEFSQSMLNHVQAQDIGPVGDSLTELMYRLQEANPDELRAGEGNIFQRMFGKVKQSIYEVTAKYQKIGAQIDKISVKLEKEKDGLLKDNLMLEQLYQKNKDYFDALNIYIAAGELKMEELQTTIIPKAMKKAEETGDQMDVQIANDYTQFLDRLDKRTHDLRLARQITIQQAPQIRLIQNTNQALAEKIQASIATAIPLWKNQVVIALTLLRQKDAVTAQRQVSETTNDLLKKNSEMLKISAIETAKENERGIVDIETLQTTQNDLIETIQETLRIQKEGKEKRRHAEVELGHMEDDLKQKLLDLTQ from the coding sequence ATGGATAATAAACCTAAAGAGGTAACACCTGTAAATGACACGTTAGATGATTTGTTAAATAATCCGTTCTCTACCCCAACAGATAAATTAACCCAAACACAACAGTCAGAAATCAATGCTTTGCAAGAACAACAAACCGCTGCACGCTTGATTGATAAACTACCTGCTGAACGACAAGAGCAAGCCAAAGAGCTAGCAGCTAAAATCGATGTTTCAGATGCACAGTCGGTGATCAGCTACGGTTCTGCTGCTCAAACGAAGTTAAGTGAATTTTCACAATCCATGTTAAATCATGTACAGGCACAAGATATTGGTCCTGTCGGAGATTCATTGACTGAATTGATGTATCGTCTGCAAGAAGCAAATCCTGATGAATTGCGAGCTGGCGAAGGCAATATTTTCCAACGGATGTTTGGCAAAGTAAAACAATCGATCTATGAAGTGACTGCAAAATATCAAAAGATCGGTGCCCAAATCGATAAAATCTCTGTTAAACTAGAAAAAGAAAAAGACGGGCTTTTAAAAGATAATTTGATGCTCGAACAACTCTATCAAAAAAACAAAGATTATTTTGATGCACTGAATATTTATATCGCAGCTGGCGAATTGAAGATGGAAGAACTTCAAACAACGATCATTCCTAAAGCAATGAAAAAAGCCGAAGAAACAGGCGATCAAATGGATGTTCAAATTGCAAATGATTATACTCAATTTCTAGATCGTTTAGACAAACGAACCCATGATTTACGTTTGGCAAGACAGATCACTATCCAGCAAGCACCACAGATCCGTTTAATCCAAAATACTAACCAAGCGTTAGCAGAAAAAATCCAAGCATCAATCGCAACAGCGATCCCTCTATGGAAAAATCAAGTAGTGATCGCCTTGACGTTACTTCGCCAAAAAGATGCGGTAACTGCCCAACGTCAAGTTTCTGAGACAACTAATGACCTTTTGAAGAAAAATTCAGAAATGTTGAAAATCTCTGCTATTGAAACAGCAAAAGAAAATGAACGTGGGATCGTTGATATTGAAACCTTACAAACAACTCAAAATGATTTGATCGAAACGATCCAAGAAACATTACGCATCCAAAAAGAAGGAAAAGAAAAACGTCGTCATGCAGAAGTCGAACTTGGTCATATGGAAGACGACTTGAAACAAAAATTACTCGATTTAACACAATAA
- a CDS encoding NUDIX hydrolase codes for MLEYEQFEEKTIERKEIYHGAIIDVAVDDVRLPDGKLAKRELVFHPGGVGIIAFDDQNRLLLVKQFRKPLEKVILEIPAGKIDPEESQTPERTAARELEEETGYRARKLKHVSSMYLSPGFANEIMHIYHAIDLQKVENPLAQDEDEVLELYALTFAEAKQAIDDQLICDAKTMYAIQYWELLIKGK; via the coding sequence ATGCTTGAATATGAGCAATTTGAAGAAAAAACGATCGAACGAAAGGAAATCTATCACGGAGCAATCATCGATGTTGCAGTAGATGACGTCCGCCTGCCAGATGGAAAACTTGCCAAACGTGAATTAGTGTTTCATCCGGGTGGTGTAGGGATCATCGCATTTGATGATCAGAATCGTTTATTATTAGTGAAACAGTTTCGGAAACCATTAGAAAAAGTGATTTTGGAGATCCCTGCTGGGAAAATCGATCCAGAAGAAAGCCAAACACCGGAACGTACCGCTGCAAGAGAACTGGAAGAAGAGACTGGGTATCGGGCAAGAAAGCTCAAACATGTTTCATCTATGTATCTTTCACCAGGATTTGCAAATGAGATCATGCATATTTATCATGCGATTGATTTACAGAAAGTAGAGAATCCGTTGGCTCAAGATGAAGATGAGGTGCTTGAATTATATGCACTGACTTTCGCAGAAGCTAAACAAGCAATAGATGATCAACTGATCTGTGATGCGAAAACCATGTATGCGATCCAATATTGGGAGCTATTGATTAAAGGAAAGTAG
- the macP gene encoding cell wall synthase accessory phosphoprotein MacP codes for MAKGPLITRSELRKRQQAQAQESLKRQRKEEAAYQQEEKKIASFYRKEQKRNKPITKTRIGEREKTTKWNSFLMKSLIIVILLLCVVFFAVAFI; via the coding sequence ATGGCCAAAGGACCGCTGATTACGAGAAGTGAATTACGTAAACGACAGCAGGCGCAAGCCCAAGAGTCATTAAAACGGCAAAGAAAAGAAGAGGCTGCTTATCAGCAAGAAGAAAAGAAAATTGCTAGTTTTTATCGAAAGGAACAAAAACGGAACAAACCTATCACAAAAACAAGAATCGGTGAACGTGAAAAAACGACGAAGTGGAATTCATTTTTGATGAAATCCTTGATTATTGTTATTCTATTATTGTGTGTCGTATTTTTTGCGGTCGCATTTATTTAG